One Nicotiana tomentosiformis chromosome 4, ASM39032v3, whole genome shotgun sequence genomic window carries:
- the LOC108948428 gene encoding uncharacterized protein: MLLYKNCFYILLKLKFAGLCESEKVKKLRGTNWYTNVAGLKVGKYITPPGFDQTFEGDTFFSHEEEVMQGTQRSEIRLCESEKVKKKRRGTNWCKNVAGLKVGDNVAPPSFDQTFEGDTLFPHEEEEMQGTQRSEIRFCESEKIKKVRGMNMCKNVARLKVGRNIAPPGFDQIFEVDTLFPHEEEEMHGTQRSEISILLSQAIRSFYYYCTRSIFIFELNWNL; encoded by the exons ATGTTATTGTATAAGAActgtttttatattttacttaaattgaAATTTGCAGGGCTTTGTGAATCTGAAAAGGTAAAAAAACTTAGAGGAACAAATTGGTATACAAATGTTGCAGGActcaaagttggaaaatatattaCGCCTCCTGGTTTTGATCAAACATTTGAAGGTGATACATTTTTTTCTCATGAAGAAGAAGTGATGCAGGGCACTCAGAGAAGTGAAATAA GGCTTTGTGAATctgaaaaggtaaaaaaaaaacgGAGAGGAACAAATTGGTGTAAAAATGTTGCAGGACTCAAAGTTGGAGATAATGTTGCGCCTCCTAGTTTTGATCAAACATTTGAAGGTGATACTCTTTTTCCTCATGAAGAAGAAGAGATGCAGGGCACTCAGAGAAGTGAAATAA GGTTTTGTGAATCTGAAAAGATAAAAAAAGTGAGAGGAATGAATATGTGTAAAAATGTTGCAAGACTCAAAGTTGGAAGAAATATTGCGCCTCCTGGTTTTGATCAAATATTTGAAGTTGATACTCTTTTTCCTCATGAAGAAGAAGAGATGCATGGCACTCAGAGAAGTGAAATAAGCATTTTATTATCTCAAGCTATAAGATcgttttattattattgtacaagatctatttttatatttgagTTAAATTGGAATTTATAG